In Neokomagataea tanensis, one genomic interval encodes:
- a CDS encoding GntR family transcriptional regulator: MSAPANRSLELNTQTISEKLYYILRENIISGDFKDGEPIRQDILASEFGTSKIPLREALARLEKDGLVVSQANRGFSVIAVSTRDADEIFRLRLQLEPEAVLDGSRQATKQDHALARAILTNLKREQRKGSVKTGTLNREFHMALIRPGVGDITYSIIEKISILTERYVRFHLLYQDRHERANLQHEQILESWIQKDYEPLKKLCIDHITQTVEELREDIGNKNAPSILK; the protein is encoded by the coding sequence GTGAGCGCCCCAGCAAATCGATCCCTCGAACTCAATACGCAGACTATTTCTGAAAAACTCTACTATATTCTGCGCGAAAATATCATTAGCGGCGATTTCAAAGACGGAGAACCTATCCGCCAAGATATCCTTGCGAGCGAATTTGGCACAAGCAAAATTCCCTTGAGAGAAGCTTTGGCTCGCCTAGAGAAAGACGGCTTGGTTGTATCACAGGCCAATAGGGGCTTTTCTGTAATAGCTGTCTCAACACGCGATGCTGATGAGATATTCCGCCTCCGCCTACAACTCGAGCCTGAAGCTGTACTGGATGGAAGCCGCCAAGCGACCAAGCAAGACCACGCCTTAGCACGAGCAATCTTAACAAACCTCAAACGGGAACAACGAAAAGGTAGCGTAAAGACGGGAACCTTAAATCGTGAATTCCACATGGCATTAATACGCCCCGGCGTTGGTGATATTACCTATTCCATCATTGAGAAGATTAGCATCCTCACCGAACGCTATGTCCGCTTTCACCTTCTTTACCAAGATCGGCATGAACGCGCTAATTTACAGCACGAGCAAATCCTCGAAAGCTGGATACAAAAAGACTATGAGCCGCTTAAAAAGCTTTGCATCGACCATATCACCCAAACCGTGGAAGAACTCCGCGAAGATATTGGCAACAAAAATGCACCATCAATTTTAAAATAA
- a CDS encoding GMC family oxidoreductase, translating into MKSYDYIIIGAGSAGCVVANRLTEDGSKTVLLLEAGPPNGSIILKMPAALGLPLMSKKYNWGFVSEPNPGLLGNTSEQHRGKVLGGTSSINGMVFVRGHRKDFDHWAENGLPDWSYEHCLPYFKKMENYQGGNSDYRGVSGPLNVQKSKAEGPLYQAFLEAGQEFGLKFNRDPNAQEQEGVNIAQASIRNGKRESAATAFLAPALKRSNLTVCTGAHVKKIIFSGKTAIGVIYRTKEEELISYAEKEIILSAGAFGSPHLLMLSGVGDHTHLKEHDIKTVVHLPGVGRNLQDHVSVAIQYMATKPVSPVKELSEYGRYWTGAKWALTKKGLGASNYFEVGAFFKGDNNVQYNNIQHEFFPLIGELYRGDIHIKNGFQYFTSILRPESRGHVSLKSGNPFDSPKIDMNFLSEQSDVDQLVGGIIKTREIIAQRAWDGLRGEETTPSGQVSTASDLERWVRGNAGTNYHAVGTCKMGSDALSVTNTNGEVRGVSHLRVVDASIMPSIVSGNTNAATIMIAEKISDLIKNK; encoded by the coding sequence ATGAAAAGCTACGATTACATCATAATTGGCGCGGGCTCGGCTGGATGTGTCGTAGCAAATAGGCTTACCGAAGACGGTAGTAAAACGGTCCTGCTTTTAGAAGCAGGGCCGCCAAATGGTTCGATAATATTGAAAATGCCGGCCGCACTAGGCCTGCCTCTGATGTCCAAAAAATATAATTGGGGCTTCGTAAGTGAGCCTAACCCTGGCTTGCTCGGCAATACGAGCGAACAGCACAGGGGAAAGGTTTTGGGCGGGACGTCTTCCATAAATGGTATGGTTTTTGTTCGCGGTCATAGAAAAGATTTTGACCACTGGGCAGAAAATGGTTTGCCTGATTGGTCATACGAACATTGCCTTCCCTATTTTAAAAAGATGGAAAATTATCAGGGCGGGAATAGTGACTATCGTGGCGTCTCGGGCCCATTAAATGTGCAGAAAAGTAAAGCTGAGGGGCCGCTCTACCAAGCCTTCCTTGAGGCGGGCCAAGAGTTTGGTTTGAAATTTAATAGAGACCCCAATGCTCAAGAGCAGGAAGGGGTTAATATTGCACAGGCTTCTATACGAAACGGCAAAAGAGAAAGCGCGGCTACGGCTTTTCTCGCGCCAGCATTGAAGCGTTCTAATTTAACGGTTTGCACTGGGGCTCACGTTAAAAAGATTATTTTCTCAGGCAAAACAGCAATAGGGGTAATTTATAGAACCAAAGAGGAGGAATTAATTTCCTATGCCGAAAAAGAAATAATTCTTTCTGCTGGTGCTTTTGGTTCCCCGCATTTGTTGATGCTTTCTGGAGTAGGTGATCATACCCACCTTAAAGAGCACGACATAAAAACTGTTGTGCATTTGCCTGGTGTTGGGCGTAACTTACAGGACCACGTCTCGGTCGCAATACAGTATATGGCGACCAAACCAGTCTCTCCTGTGAAAGAACTTTCGGAGTATGGTCGGTATTGGACGGGAGCCAAATGGGCTCTAACGAAAAAGGGGCTTGGTGCGAGCAATTATTTCGAGGTTGGCGCTTTTTTTAAGGGTGATAACAATGTCCAATACAACAATATACAGCACGAGTTTTTTCCTCTTATAGGGGAACTGTACCGTGGTGATATTCATATTAAAAATGGATTTCAGTATTTCACAAGTATTTTACGCCCTGAAAGTCGGGGGCATGTTTCGTTAAAAAGTGGGAACCCATTTGATAGCCCAAAAATAGATATGAACTTTTTATCTGAACAATCTGACGTTGACCAACTTGTCGGCGGCATCATTAAGACAAGAGAAATTATCGCTCAGCGTGCTTGGGATGGTTTGAGGGGCGAAGAAACTACACCGAGCGGGCAGGTCTCGACAGCTTCGGATCTTGAACGCTGGGTGCGGGGCAATGCAGGGACAAATTATCACGCTGTAGGCACGTGCAAGATGGGGAGTGATGCGTTATCGGTAACAAATACGAATGGAGAAGTACGTGGTGTTTCCCATTTGCGTGTTGTTGACGCGTCAATAATGCCAAGTATTGTTAGTGGAAATACGAATGCCGCTACGATAATGATTGCAGAAAAAATATCAGATTTGATTAAGAATAAATAA
- a CDS encoding aldehyde dehydrogenase produces the protein MADVKALQERSESLEIETRAFIDGKFVSSVSKKTFADVNPANGKLVADISECDQEDVEVAVAAARKAFVAGTWSKLAPRDRKVVLLKLADLLERDAEEFAILEALDTGKPVADALEVDVPDAIATLRWHAEAIDKIYDSVSPTSGNIVSMVVREPIGVVGAVIPWNFPIAITAMKLGPVLAGGNSLVVKPAEQTPLTAIKLASLANEAGIPAGVFNVVPGYGETAGKALGLHPDVDCVSFTGSTEVGRYFLKYSAESNIKRIILELGGKSPAIVMNDVEDFAPVIEQVCAGILFSQGENCSAGSRLLIHEDIKERFLKELLVAFDDWKVGNPFVEGTRVGAMIDEKHMKRVLGYIETGKSEGAKVIYGGKRLLEETNGFYVEPTIFDNVTNDMTIAQEEIFGPVLSVITFKTTEEAIAIANDTVYGLAASLYTGDLRTAHTVSRAIQAGTVSVNCFSEGDQAVPFGGFKQSGFGGREKSLAAHDQYLQTKTIWMQLD, from the coding sequence ATGGCTGACGTTAAGGCACTTCAAGAGCGTAGTGAGTCCCTCGAAATCGAAACTCGGGCTTTCATTGACGGTAAATTTGTATCTTCGGTAAGCAAAAAAACATTTGCTGATGTTAATCCAGCGAACGGCAAGCTCGTAGCGGATATCAGTGAGTGTGATCAGGAAGACGTAGAAGTGGCAGTTGCGGCCGCTCGTAAGGCTTTTGTAGCCGGTACGTGGAGCAAGTTGGCCCCGCGCGACCGTAAAGTCGTTCTCCTGAAATTAGCGGATTTGCTTGAGCGTGACGCTGAAGAATTCGCAATTCTGGAAGCACTTGATACAGGTAAACCAGTAGCCGATGCGCTAGAAGTTGATGTGCCAGATGCGATTGCGACCTTGCGTTGGCATGCGGAAGCTATTGATAAAATTTACGATAGTGTTTCGCCTACATCAGGCAATATTGTTTCAATGGTTGTGCGCGAACCTATCGGTGTGGTTGGTGCGGTGATTCCATGGAACTTCCCAATTGCTATTACGGCAATGAAACTGGGTCCCGTTCTTGCGGGTGGTAATTCCCTTGTAGTGAAGCCTGCAGAACAAACGCCACTTACAGCAATTAAGCTGGCTTCGTTGGCAAATGAAGCCGGTATCCCTGCGGGGGTTTTCAACGTTGTGCCCGGTTATGGTGAGACAGCAGGTAAAGCGCTTGGGCTGCATCCTGATGTTGATTGTGTCAGCTTCACAGGGTCGACCGAGGTTGGTCGCTATTTTCTGAAATATTCAGCAGAATCCAACATTAAAAGAATTATTCTAGAATTGGGCGGTAAAAGCCCAGCTATCGTAATGAACGATGTTGAAGATTTTGCGCCAGTTATTGAGCAGGTTTGTGCTGGCATTTTGTTCAGCCAAGGCGAAAATTGCAGCGCTGGTTCACGTTTACTTATCCATGAAGATATTAAGGAGCGCTTTTTGAAGGAGCTTCTTGTTGCGTTTGATGACTGGAAGGTCGGAAATCCTTTCGTAGAGGGTACACGCGTCGGAGCCATGATCGACGAAAAGCACATGAAAAGAGTGCTTGGTTACATCGAGACTGGAAAATCCGAGGGGGCGAAAGTCATCTATGGTGGGAAGCGTTTGTTAGAAGAAACAAACGGATTTTACGTGGAGCCTACGATTTTCGATAACGTCACGAACGATATGACGATTGCTCAGGAAGAAATTTTCGGCCCAGTGCTGTCTGTCATAACGTTCAAGACAACCGAAGAGGCTATCGCGATCGCAAACGACACAGTCTACGGTTTGGCAGCTTCGTTATACACGGGCGATCTGCGTACTGCGCACACAGTCTCGCGCGCGATCCAGGCGGGGACGGTTTCTGTAAACTGCTTCTCGGAAGGTGATCAGGCTGTTCCTTTTGGTGGGTTTAAGCAGTCCGGTTTTGGCGGACGCGAAAAATCTTTGGCGGCACATGACCAGTACCTCCAAACCAAGACGATCTGGATGCAACTCGATTAA
- a CDS encoding proline racemase family protein: MKLKVVDAHSSGAPCRIVTGGLEDLGIVGKTMLDKKIYIEQNHDWLRTSLLQEPRGFPAVNADLVLPPCDPTADVGLVIINQRPVYPVMSGGNILCYVASILMAGVVPIDESKPITTVRVDTPAGIVTAHATCKNGKVLQVSVENVPSYATHLDTKITVEGLGELVVDVAYGGMFYLIVSADQLGLSLVPDNAAKICEIGEKIRASAVGQIKVDNPARKGMSVVDAVMIYDKPHDSKNHGRSAVVMPMLPGAPTFASGCNALIDRCPCGTGTSAQVAALVAKGALKIGEAFNQESIIDEVYTARPVREVEVNGHQGIVPELIGTAHIIAESIIHISEDDPLRHGFKVGDMWPGAIPA; this comes from the coding sequence ATGAAGCTGAAAGTTGTTGATGCACATTCATCAGGAGCGCCTTGTCGTATCGTGACGGGTGGTCTTGAGGATCTCGGTATCGTCGGTAAGACGATGCTGGATAAGAAGATTTACATTGAACAGAATCATGATTGGCTCCGCACATCGTTGTTGCAAGAGCCACGGGGTTTTCCTGCTGTAAACGCCGATTTGGTGCTTCCTCCATGTGACCCGACTGCCGATGTAGGGTTGGTCATTATCAATCAGCGGCCAGTTTATCCTGTGATGTCTGGCGGTAATATTCTGTGTTACGTGGCGTCTATTCTTATGGCGGGCGTTGTGCCCATTGATGAGAGTAAGCCGATTACTACTGTGCGCGTCGATACGCCGGCAGGGATAGTAACGGCCCATGCAACGTGTAAAAATGGAAAGGTTCTACAGGTTTCTGTGGAAAATGTTCCATCCTATGCAACGCATTTGGATACTAAAATCACGGTCGAAGGGCTCGGCGAGTTAGTGGTCGATGTCGCTTATGGCGGGATGTTTTATTTGATAGTGTCAGCAGATCAGCTTGGTCTTTCGCTGGTGCCGGATAATGCAGCCAAAATTTGTGAAATTGGTGAAAAGATTAGAGCGTCTGCGGTCGGTCAAATCAAAGTTGATAATCCTGCACGTAAAGGCATGTCTGTTGTGGATGCTGTCATGATCTATGACAAGCCACATGACTCGAAAAATCACGGCCGTTCAGCTGTGGTTATGCCGATGCTCCCTGGGGCGCCGACTTTTGCATCCGGATGCAACGCGCTGATTGACCGCTGCCCTTGCGGCACAGGTACATCTGCGCAAGTGGCAGCGTTGGTGGCAAAGGGAGCACTGAAAATTGGTGAAGCTTTCAACCAGGAAAGCATCATTGATGAGGTTTATACAGCCCGTCCTGTGCGTGAGGTCGAGGTTAATGGGCATCAGGGTATAGTTCCAGAGTTGATTGGTACGGCCCATATTATTGCTGAATCCATTATTCACATTTCTGAAGACGACCCCTTGCGCCACGGCTTTAAGGTTGGGGACATGTGGCCGGGCGCTATTCCGGCTTAA
- a CDS encoding dihydrodipicolinate synthase family protein, translating to MELNGIVSAVITPFSSDGESVNEAELRAIVESGVLSGLGGFVPCGGTGEFATLSFDERQKVTEICIEQAAGRSAVMAQVGACSTREAIAHAKHAQAAGADAMMLATPYYEGISFEGVRRFYHDIAAAVSLPICIYNFPPSMGVAYDPDRVAQLMEEIPSVKYIKDSSGDFGLLNALVTGSTGVKVFAGEDILIVPSFTQGCAGVINGSANFIAPACVKMFDAAKKGDFETLRSVWDSVNPLVRAVISDHYNGGVKAAVAALGFATGPIRKPYDELPAERFALIQDIISKMDPSLLNRTKQSLI from the coding sequence ATGGAACTGAATGGTATTGTATCAGCGGTTATTACGCCCTTCTCATCAGACGGTGAAAGTGTAAACGAAGCTGAGCTTCGCGCGATCGTCGAGAGCGGCGTTCTGAGCGGTTTGGGTGGGTTTGTACCGTGCGGTGGTACGGGCGAATTTGCTACGCTGTCTTTTGATGAGCGTCAAAAAGTTACGGAAATCTGCATTGAACAAGCAGCAGGCCGTAGCGCTGTTATGGCCCAAGTCGGTGCATGCTCTACGCGTGAGGCGATTGCTCATGCCAAGCACGCTCAGGCGGCTGGTGCAGATGCTATGATGCTAGCAACTCCTTATTACGAAGGCATTAGCTTTGAAGGGGTTCGGCGTTTCTACCATGATATTGCAGCGGCTGTTTCCTTGCCTATCTGCATTTATAACTTTCCTCCTTCCATGGGGGTTGCTTACGATCCAGACCGTGTCGCTCAGCTGATGGAGGAAATTCCATCTGTAAAATACATTAAAGATTCGAGCGGTGATTTCGGTCTTTTGAATGCTCTGGTAACCGGCTCTACGGGTGTCAAAGTTTTTGCCGGTGAAGATATTTTGATTGTACCGTCTTTCACGCAAGGTTGTGCCGGTGTGATCAACGGGAGTGCCAATTTCATTGCGCCTGCATGCGTAAAAATGTTCGACGCTGCAAAGAAGGGTGACTTTGAAACCTTGCGCAGCGTTTGGGATAGTGTGAACCCCTTAGTGCGCGCAGTTATCAGTGACCATTATAACGGAGGCGTAAAGGCTGCTGTAGCGGCTCTTGGCTTTGCGACAGGGCCGATCCGTAAGCCGTATGACGAGCTTCCGGCAGAGCGTTTTGCGCTGATCCAAGATATTATTTCAAAGATGGATCCAAGCCTTCTCAACCGTACAAAACAATCATTAATTTGA
- a CDS encoding aldehyde dehydrogenase family protein encodes MTQAKLYSEQCRTYGQWINGKEIKAENLIERFAPESGKVVAQFAEGTKEDALLAIENAKETFEAGTWSRMPGAERAKILARWARLVEEESELLTRIEIEESGKIRRVAEGDIAGTVDLIVYASSLANQVSGQAYMDIGEGLNAFVVKEPAGVVGAIVPWNFPTIIFGQKVPLALAAGCSVVVKPSEFTSGTAVELARLAKKAGVPDGVLNVVTGYGVPVGQTISESADVDVVSFTGSTRTGQLIAQGQGTNFKKISLELGGKSAAIVFEDADFDAAIDGVLFSIFLHQGQVCCAGSRLLVHENIAEKFVHALKARAEALVTGPLDDAKTEVGPLVSPEHLKIVQGYVSSAIDDGAEVICGGKVTQQAAYPDAPAQTFLPTILNGITPAMPIFYNEVFGPVLTVTKFSTREEAVKLANDSNYGLAGSVWTENIQTAFYVAQRVRTGTIEINTCLEGKPQLPFGGYKASGLGREKGLTGLEEFTETKTIGLRVSPKKGFFGG; translated from the coding sequence GTGACGCAAGCGAAATTATATAGCGAACAGTGTCGTACATATGGCCAGTGGATAAATGGCAAAGAAATAAAAGCTGAAAATTTAATTGAGAGGTTCGCTCCTGAGAGCGGAAAAGTCGTTGCACAATTCGCTGAGGGCACGAAAGAGGATGCGCTTTTGGCAATTGAAAACGCAAAAGAAACATTCGAGGCGGGCACGTGGTCCCGGATGCCTGGGGCAGAGCGTGCCAAGATTCTAGCGCGTTGGGCTCGGTTGGTTGAAGAAGAGAGCGAACTGCTGACGCGTATTGAAATTGAAGAGTCTGGCAAGATTAGGCGTGTTGCGGAAGGGGATATAGCGGGTACGGTTGATCTTATCGTTTACGCGTCTTCCCTTGCCAATCAGGTTTCTGGTCAAGCTTACATGGACATCGGTGAGGGTTTGAACGCTTTCGTCGTTAAGGAGCCTGCAGGTGTTGTAGGTGCGATTGTCCCATGGAATTTCCCAACAATTATTTTTGGTCAAAAAGTTCCTCTCGCGCTTGCAGCAGGGTGTTCTGTTGTAGTGAAGCCCTCTGAATTTACATCAGGTACGGCAGTAGAGCTTGCGCGCTTGGCTAAAAAGGCTGGTGTGCCTGATGGTGTTTTGAATGTCGTCACGGGCTATGGTGTGCCTGTTGGGCAAACCATTTCTGAAAGTGCTGACGTTGATGTTGTGTCGTTCACAGGTTCTACTCGTACGGGTCAGTTGATTGCTCAGGGGCAAGGAACGAATTTCAAAAAGATTTCGCTTGAACTGGGTGGAAAATCCGCCGCGATTGTTTTTGAGGATGCGGATTTTGATGCGGCGATTGATGGTGTTTTGTTCTCAATCTTCCTGCATCAAGGTCAAGTATGTTGTGCTGGGTCTCGCCTCTTGGTGCATGAGAATATCGCTGAGAAGTTTGTCCACGCTTTGAAGGCGCGGGCAGAGGCGTTGGTTACGGGGCCTTTGGATGATGCAAAAACAGAAGTGGGGCCATTGGTGTCCCCTGAGCATTTGAAAATAGTCCAAGGCTATGTTTCATCGGCAATTGATGATGGTGCCGAGGTTATTTGCGGGGGTAAAGTAACGCAGCAGGCTGCTTATCCCGACGCTCCGGCACAAACATTTTTGCCGACCATTTTGAACGGCATAACGCCAGCCATGCCCATTTTTTACAATGAAGTTTTTGGTCCTGTCCTGACCGTCACAAAATTCAGTACGCGAGAAGAGGCTGTGAAACTCGCTAATGACAGCAATTACGGGCTTGCGGGCAGTGTCTGGACAGAAAATATCCAAACGGCGTTCTATGTAGCGCAACGTGTACGCACGGGTACGATTGAGATTAACACCTGCTTGGAAGGTAAGCCTCAACTTCCGTTTGGTGGCTACAAAGCTAGTGGCTTGGGGCGTGAGAAAGGCCTTACGGGCCTTGAGGAGTTCACCGAAACGAAGACCATTGGTCTACGGGTTTCGCCCAAAAAAGGATTTTTCGGCGGATAA
- a CDS encoding GMC family oxidoreductase — translation MAETEIEQTEVVIVGAGPSGAIMAHTLAKAGIKVTCLEQGDWISPADYAANFDMWELVARGHWATEANSRANPADYPLELSETDLPPSMYSAVGGSTIHFGALWPRLTVSDFRVKTIDNIADDWPITYHDLVPYFDEVDNFIGVSGLEGDPAYPDGLAPPQPAHPLGKAGMRTAQALNQLGWHWWPGANAIPTQKNGELAACVRYGTCVQGCPQGAKASFDLAYWPAAIAAGAKLITGARVSEITTDENGLANGVNYFFKGQKKHLKSNYVVMCANGIGTPRLLLLSKSDKHPNGLANSSGLVGKNLMLHPNCCALGYYEDDLETWRGPLGAVISSMEFYETKEENGFVRGAKLHASTAPGLILNGIDPHRLLPFDELWGEAFHGVVKDATSAILWAANIEDLPEESNCVTLDDTLVDGDGIPCPKVNYRFSENTLKIREFTLQKMVDAHKMAGAKKVIPVLEMPGEPGHLLGTTRMGNDPNASVVDSMGRAHDVPNLLIADGSIFVTSGSANPTSTICALALRIGRNLVDVIQNQKT, via the coding sequence ATGGCCGAGACTGAAATCGAGCAAACCGAGGTCGTCATTGTAGGAGCAGGGCCATCAGGTGCGATCATGGCCCATACCCTCGCTAAAGCCGGCATAAAAGTCACTTGCCTAGAGCAAGGGGACTGGATCAGCCCGGCAGACTACGCGGCAAATTTTGATATGTGGGAACTGGTCGCTCGTGGCCACTGGGCAACTGAGGCCAATAGTCGCGCCAACCCGGCAGATTATCCCCTTGAATTATCTGAAACTGACCTACCTCCCTCCATGTATAGTGCCGTTGGTGGGTCAACCATTCACTTCGGCGCATTATGGCCTCGTCTTACAGTCTCTGATTTCCGTGTAAAAACTATTGATAATATAGCGGATGATTGGCCAATTACCTATCACGACCTCGTTCCTTATTTTGACGAAGTCGATAATTTTATTGGCGTCTCTGGCCTTGAAGGGGACCCAGCCTACCCTGATGGGTTAGCCCCTCCCCAACCCGCGCATCCACTCGGCAAAGCCGGCATGCGCACAGCACAAGCCCTGAACCAGCTCGGCTGGCATTGGTGGCCGGGCGCAAACGCCATTCCTACACAAAAAAATGGTGAGCTTGCTGCATGCGTACGCTACGGCACATGTGTGCAGGGCTGCCCACAGGGAGCAAAAGCCTCATTCGACCTAGCCTATTGGCCAGCCGCTATTGCGGCGGGTGCCAAGCTCATTACTGGTGCACGCGTAAGCGAAATCACCACTGATGAAAACGGCTTAGCGAACGGAGTAAATTACTTCTTCAAAGGGCAAAAAAAACATTTAAAATCCAATTACGTTGTCATGTGTGCGAACGGCATTGGTACGCCGCGCCTGCTTCTACTCTCCAAATCGGACAAGCACCCTAACGGCCTTGCCAACTCATCAGGTTTGGTAGGGAAAAACCTCATGCTGCACCCCAATTGCTGCGCATTAGGCTACTACGAAGACGACTTGGAAACATGGCGCGGCCCACTTGGTGCAGTCATCAGTTCCATGGAGTTTTACGAAACCAAAGAAGAAAATGGTTTCGTTCGCGGAGCAAAACTGCATGCATCGACGGCTCCCGGCCTTATTCTAAACGGTATAGACCCCCACCGCCTCTTACCCTTTGACGAACTCTGGGGCGAAGCGTTCCATGGTGTCGTTAAAGATGCCACAAGCGCAATCTTGTGGGCTGCTAATATCGAAGACCTGCCCGAAGAGAGCAATTGCGTGACACTAGACGACACGCTTGTGGATGGTGATGGCATCCCTTGCCCGAAAGTAAACTACCGCTTCAGTGAAAATACACTGAAAATACGTGAGTTCACTCTCCAAAAAATGGTCGATGCACATAAGATGGCCGGCGCCAAAAAGGTCATTCCTGTACTAGAAATGCCGGGCGAACCAGGGCACCTCTTGGGCACCACCCGTATGGGCAACGACCCCAACGCTTCAGTCGTTGATTCGATGGGCCGTGCACATGATGTCCCCAATCTGCTTATCGCCGATGGCAGTATTTTTGTTACCAGCGGCTCTGCAAACCCGACCAGCACAATTTGCGCTTTAGCACTGCGCATTGGGCGTAACCTTGTCGACGTTATTCAAAATCAAAAGACGTAA
- the pstS gene encoding phosphate ABC transporter substrate-binding protein PstS, producing MIKSKIALLGFAAMTALGAFSAQAADITGAGSSFAAPIYGAWGQSAKNQVGVTVNYQSVGSSAGQDQVIARTVDFGASDKPMSAERLAKEHLFQFPTVMSGIVVVANVPGIKPGSLHLDGPTIAGLFDGTISTWNDDRIKALNPGVDLPDTDVAPVHRADGSGTSFVFTSYLSQVSPEWKQKLGAGTSIAWPGGSGARGNDGVAAMVKQTEGGIGYVEYSYAAQNHLNIAEIRNHAGKFVSPSLKGFVEAAQSADWMGASNYAVNLLDTAGEGAWPIVTATFVLVPTNPSNADNAAAVRKFFAFGFEHGDADNVRLDYVGLPATVKENVLAHWPK from the coding sequence ATGATTAAGAGCAAGATTGCGCTTTTGGGTTTTGCTGCGATGACAGCGCTTGGCGCGTTTTCCGCACAGGCTGCAGACATTACAGGTGCTGGTTCCAGCTTTGCCGCGCCAATTTATGGTGCATGGGGCCAGTCCGCTAAAAATCAGGTCGGTGTCACGGTTAATTACCAGAGCGTTGGCTCTAGCGCCGGGCAGGACCAAGTGATTGCGCGCACAGTCGATTTCGGTGCATCCGACAAGCCGATGTCTGCTGAGCGACTGGCTAAGGAACATTTGTTCCAGTTTCCGACAGTCATGAGCGGTATTGTCGTGGTTGCTAACGTGCCAGGCATTAAGCCCGGTTCGTTGCATCTGGATGGCCCAACCATTGCCGGGCTGTTTGATGGTACAATCAGCACTTGGAACGATGATCGTATTAAGGCGCTGAACCCGGGCGTTGACCTGCCAGATACGGATGTTGCGCCTGTGCACCGCGCAGATGGTTCGGGCACGAGCTTCGTCTTTACCTCATACCTGTCGCAGGTTTCCCCTGAATGGAAGCAAAAGCTGGGTGCGGGTACATCTATCGCATGGCCCGGTGGCTCAGGCGCGCGCGGCAATGATGGCGTGGCGGCGATGGTGAAGCAGACCGAGGGTGGTATTGGGTATGTTGAATACTCATACGCCGCGCAAAACCACCTCAACATCGCTGAAATCCGTAATCATGCGGGCAAGTTTGTTTCACCGTCCCTAAAGGGCTTCGTTGAAGCTGCTCAGTCTGCCGATTGGATGGGTGCATCGAACTACGCTGTGAATTTGCTTGATACGGCAGGTGAAGGCGCGTGGCCGATTGTGACAGCTACGTTCGTTTTGGTTCCGACCAATCCGAGCAACGCAGATAATGCTGCGGCAGTGCGCAAATTTTTTGCCTTCGGCTTCGAGCACGGTGACGCAGACAATGTGCGATTGGATTACGTTGGTTTGCCTGCAACGGTTAAAGAAAATGTCTTAGCTCACTGGCCAAAGTAA